In the Lates calcarifer isolate ASB-BC8 linkage group LG16_LG22, TLL_Latcal_v3, whole genome shotgun sequence genome, TTTACTTGGGGATTCATAAGTGCCATGTCAGCTTGTTTGGCTGGCTTACAGTGAGTCACAGCGagcagtgacacacagctgtgagagagaaagctcttcagtgtgagtgagacagagacaattTGACAAAGGGCTCATAGTCTGTTCACCACAGGGCCACAATGTCACGTCAGACTGCCACATTTCAGCATGAGATCAACTCTGAGTGgttagagatttttttttatcatggaGTGGAAAGGTTTAAACAggattttcatgacattttcaaaaaagtAGAGGGGTACACGTTCAATACAGAACAAAAAAGTCACAGAGCGTACACTTAGATGTCTCAAAGTTACTTTAAAAGATTAAATGTAGCTGTTGTTGCCTCTCTTACCTAGAAATCCACTGTCACTGTGCCGTTAGAGGGTGGGGGTGAGCTGTCTGTTTGTGCTTCAACTCACAGGAGTACTTCTTGGCCAACATGCTTCTGACAACTAGGCAACACCAAACAGGAAGAGACAATgataaacaagacaaagaaagaagagcTGGTGGCCTCATTCAGGGCTGCTGCTTAAAGCACACTGACATCTACTGGCCACATGAAGGAAAAACTGGGACATTTTTATAGCATATGTTTCTCTATATCCCTCCAAAAATGTGGATTTCATGCACAGTTTGTTTGAATGTGACATAACATGTACAAGCAGTGCTTTTCAAGCTAGAAATGTAACGCTGTAAACACATTTCCATGAGCGAGAGTTTGACTGAGAACCTGTGCCAAAACAGCCACCACCTGTTTTTGACAGTCACAGGATGCGTGaagtggagctgctgctgaaacagaATCACAGCAAAGGCAACAGGCAGCAGGGTGATTTAGTTTTAGGGACAGGTCAGAACAGTTTACGGCCtttaaacctgaaaatgtctgacaGAGAGTCGATCACAGCTGCTGTCTCGAAGGTGGGATGTAACACTCAAAACTTAGATCCAGAACAGGAAGACCCAGAGAAGAATTTGTGCAAGATCCCATCTctccaggagctggaggaggttTTACATTCAGCCCCACGCTCCTGTCGCCATGGAGATGAGGTGTGGCCAAACCTGTATTTGGGAGACATGTGAGTGTTCTGCACCTGATTTCAgttcacatgtacagtatgagtCTGGATTGTTATTAATGTATAAAATTTGTGCCAGGTTTATGTCTCACGACAAGCTCGGGCTCTGGCAGCTGAGCATCACTCACGTGCTGAATGCCTCGCATGGTAAACTGTGCTGTAAGGGCAGTGATGATTTCTATGGAACCACAGTGAAATACTATGGAGTCCCGGCCAACGACCTGCCGACATTTGACCTTTCACCTTTTTTCTACCCGGCAGCTGAGTTCATTCATCAGGCTCTGACATCAGGAGGTACTGCACGTTGCCACACTACAACACTACATAGAAACTGTAAATGATAATATAGGTGGTTGGGGTTACCTATCCCTCCGGTGTCTTATGATTTCCAGGAAAGGTGTTTGTGCACTGTGCTGTGGGCGTGAGTCGCTCAGCTGCGTTGGTCCTAGCCTACCTGATGATTCACCACCACCTCActcttctgtcctctgtgcGCTGTGTGCAACAGAAGCGCTGGATTTTCCCAAACAGAGGCTTTCTGCGACAGCTTATAGCCCTGGACCAAAAACTGCAGGAGAAAGGGTTGAATGAgcccaaataaaacaaagcaaggAACAAACCTACATAATAAACCCACAGAAACTGTCCTGACTTAGCTGGCAGGAGTTAATGTCCTCATTTACAGCATGCAAGACTTCCTCCATTTGTAccatttactgtatgttcacaCTGAACACTGTGTCCAGCCCTCCCCTCCTTTGTCCTCTCCTGGTGTGACCTCAGCGGTCACAGAGAAAGTCCCTGTctcctcacccccacccccaccagtGGATCTTTGGCATCAGTGAACAGAGCAATCAATGCAATGGCAACATTAAATAACTCTACATCCAGTCAGAGAGAACACACTAAACACAGAGAGCTAATTTTGGAGTCAAGCAGCATTCACAACAACCACCTGCTCATGTCtctcactgagctgcagattCTGTTGGTGGTGGCGGTGTAGGTGAGGGGACAgtggacagaggcagcaggagcagcGCTGGAGTCTGTTAGAAGAGCGCTCTGTGTCCAGGGAGAATGTCAGGGAGCAACCAGCGACAGGACCTGGTGCTCATTAAAGAGCTGGAGCTCATTTTGGATTCCTGCGCGCTGGAGCTCACACCAGTGGATGAAGTCTGGCCTAACCTGTACATAGGAAATGTGTGAGTGTCTCATGTTTGAGGAGTCTGTTGCAGTGGAAAAGGACATCTTCCAGAGCTTTGGAAGAGGGGCATTGATGAGTTTTAATAGTACAAGACATGTGCAACTGTTTGAGATGTTTATTccctgtgtttgtctcttttgtgtgtgttttccagggcTGTGGCACAGAACAGAAAGACATTACACAAGCTCGGCATCACTCATGTCCTGAACGTAGCGCACTCCAAGCAGGGCAGCATCGGTGACCAGAGTTTTTATGGGAACACCTGTGTTTACTTAGGGATCCCAGCAGAGGATTCAGACCACTTTGACCTCAGTCAGTACTTCAAACCTGCAGCTGACTTCATACATAAAGCCCTGAAGAGCAAAGATGGTAATGTATATGAATGTGACAAACACTGTCCCGTCAAAGTTTTACCATTTTTGTCTTCTCTTACATTCTTCATCCTGCTCTACAGGGAAACTGCTGGTGCACTGCATTATGGGCGTGAGTCGATCAGCCACTTTGGTCCTGGCGTACTTGATGTTGTGGCAGCGTCTCCCTCTGAGAGATGCTCTGAAGCATGTCATCCAAAAACGAGCCATTTACCCCAACCGGAACTTCCTGTCCCTCCTCCTCAAGCTGGATGAACAGCTGACACTCAAGCGAAGGTTGTGTCCTCTTCTCTGACGCCCATCATCCATTAGTCACCTCAGGACCTCTCTCTTTCCATGTGTTACACTCCAGtctaatcaatatttcatgACAGTATTTGTAAATAATGATTTGTTatcacaatgtgtgtgtgatgtagttAGCGGTGTGATTCTGATGGTGGAGTTACACTAAATtccatatttttatttttaaggtaGTCCACTTTTGTTGCACAAGTTTATAATCTGGGTACAGCAGCAATGGTCATGTTGTTAagtactgtaaatatttaagtacagtgtcagatttgtttttcatattcaAAATGTTACCTGTCAGTGTTGTCAAGCATGTCCACGAGCTTTGTAAATATAGTTTCATGATCATTGTCAATGTCCattaaagacattttatgatatttcatttaaatattttggcTGGATGGAGATTAAACAACTGTTTTCTGAAATAGCTTTTAAATTACGCACATTAGATTTTTAACAAAATCTAACTTTGTACAGTTTACTTGATAAGGTACCTTGTCGTTCTTCCTTAATTTCttaaactgcagtttgtttttcattttcagccaaaTCATTTTTGCATCAATGAGAACACATCTTCTCTGATCGAAAACACTTTTCACTGTTCCatgctgacaaaaacaagcaataGACTGATGTAGCACAGTTACAAATTCAAATcaaaaatttcattttcactaaaAAAGGAAATCTTTGATGAGATGAATAATCTCAGCTTTCTAGATGGCTTTCAGTGTGAACTTAAGTGTGGACCTGCGCACTGTCTGATCAGTCACTGAAACACCAATTTCCATAGATAATCCATGTGCCAAGTTAGAAgaacatgtctgtctgttcttcAGTGCAAAATTGCATTAACACTGAATCATGCATGGTGTTATTTTTCAGAGAAAAGCCACCTTTTATTGGTAGTATCTTCCTATACTTCCTAacaactgctgcagctgtgtttcacCTTATGTTCAGTAGCCTGCTGATGCTCTACCAATCTGTTTTCTTACTAGTTCAGGCAATTCCTTACCATGTGCAGCTATGCACAAAAGTACTGTGGCTTGAAGATTTTTTTCAGCACATTAGTTGGCCATGTTAACTGTCACTTCTATACTTTACAGTCATCTATAGAAGTAGAGAGAGCTGTACCTACTCTGTATCCTAAGGCCATacatgtattttgtttgtttgttttttgcaaaaTACAATAAGTATTACCATGCATCTAAAGTTAACACATTACCAGTGAATGCTATAGCCTTGATCATATTTCTTAaaggagcagagcagcacaCGTCACTTGGCTCCTGGatggcagcacagaaacacatgcaggACAGTGGTGTATTACATAACAGTCTGTGGTCGTCGTGGAAAGTCAGCAAGTGAGCTAATGTTGAAGTTGACAGGATAATGCTGCATTGTTGTCCTAAAGAATGAGACTGCAGGCATGTAGTCAGAAttgattaaatgtgttttaaagtgCCTGAATACAGTCTGCAGGATGTGTTTGTCACTAATGAGTGTATGATTACAGAGTTATAAAAGGAAACAGGCTACAGTGGTGTGTGGCTGTGAGTGTGTACAGAGAGATAAGAGCAAGCACAGTAAAAGAAGAGTTTGCGCCACCTTGGAGAGAGGTGAGTTCTTATGATTCAGAGTGGAAACAGGTTAGCCTGGagatttttcaggtttttttgcTCAGGGTGTCACCTCTGGCTTTACcacttaaaatgtttgtttgctttttagTGTGGCTTTCTAAGAGATCTATTTACTGTTAAGAGAGGCAGCACTTTGCATATGTCTTTACATTTACAGAACATATTTCACATATAGTGAAAGCTTAAAAAGTTCTttgcctctgtttgtgtgttagtaCAGTATGTCTCTTAGGGATCCACCATATGaacctccctctgtctcagagctgcaggaacTCCTGTTAGCAGACAGACGACCTACAGGACACGTCAATCAAGTCTGGCCAAACCTTTACATAGGCAATGAGTACGTTTACACACAACGACATGCTCACGGTGCATCTATATAAACATCTTTGAGACATACAGAAGTgaatgtgtgattgtgtttcaGGGTGGCAGCTCGTGACAAGGGCACTCTCCACAGTCTGGGCATTACTCACATTGTAAATGCTGCTCATGGACCCCCCAACCCGGGCCCCGGTCCCTGTTTCTGCGTCAACACCGGCCCACGTTTCTACAGAGACATGACAGTAGATTATTACGGGGTGGAGGCAGATGATGCAATAGACTTCATTCTTAGTCCTTTCTTCTACCCAACAGCACGATACATCAGAGCTGCACTGGCCATGGGAGGCAAGTCAGTCACACTGACAGTTATTTTAGTGAAGTCCAGTATAACACCATCTTAAATTAATGACAGCAAAATGTCCCTCTCCCAGGACGGGTGTTTGTCCACTGTTTGATGGGTGTGAGCCGCTCTGCGACCTTAGTGCTGGCCTTCCTGATGATTGCTGAAGGCCTGAGGCTGCAGGAGGCGGTGGCTGCCGTCAGACCGCACAGAGACATCTGCCCCAACCCAGgcttcctgcagcagctccgCAGCCTCGACATGAgcctggagagggagaggaggagacgacGACAGGCCCAAACACTGTAAAGACCCACGCAGACGCACATGTAGccataaacaacaacatatacgcacacagacgcacacagacacacacatctttatTGCTACAGAGGTCACTTAACTCAAGAGGAGGAAACACCATCTCTGACAGAGCTGAGGCAAATTATCTGGGCAAACAGGAAGCCAGTGGCGCCTTTCAATCAAGTCTGGCCGAACCTCTACATCGGAGATgtgtaagtaaaaaaaatcccatccAGCACCTTGAAatgttatataaaaatattacaataaatCAGCTcatctgtggtgtgtgtccaCAGGTCTGTGGCGCGAGATAAAGCCACGCTCTCGTCTCTGGGTATAACTCACATACTGAATGCTGCAGCAGGTCGACACCGGATCAACACGGGTCAGCAGTTCTACAGTGACCTTGAAGTGGAATACCACGGTGTTGAAGCTGCAGACCATCCCGAGTTTAACCTCCGACCTTTCTTCAGCCCAGCTGCACAGTTCATAGACAGCGCTCTTAAGAAAAATGGTCAGTGGTTCCTTAGATCTGTTATATTTTTGGTTAAAACATCTTCCGACTTTTTCAATGTGCTGTAAAGGCCTATAGTAATGTTATCATGACGCATGTGTTGTTCAAACAGTCTGTAAACTTGGATTACAATTGAGTGGAAGCTAACATCTGAGGGCACTCAGGGTTTTCATTTGTCAGTTCAGCATAAACAGTTATATGAGCACACATAATCAGCACAGAAACACCTCTGTAACACTCACAGTGTTTGGTTAATTCAGCTGTGATGATGATCTGGCTGTGGATGCTCCTTATGCAGCCAATTATAGGCAGCCATATTCTGGAAAAAGAACCTTCGAAAGTGTGTGTTGGTATTTATACCTTTCGGtttccttttaaaatgttttcaagaCTTGACCTGTCTGTTTATGGGCTATGAGTAAATAACACATATTAATGTTGGGTTGGGAGGGTCTGTACAATCTTGTATTGAACAtatcaatcagttaatcattactgaataaatgaatcacTGTGTCTTCCAGGGAAGGTGTTTGTCCATTGTGCCTATGGGTGTCAGTCGCTCTGGAGGGCTGGTTCTAGCGTATCTGATGATCTGCCATGGCCTGTCGTTAGTGGAGGCCATCATTCGCTGTGCGTCTGAACCGAGACATTGGACCCAACTCTGGATTTCTGGAGCAGCTGAGACAGTTGGAGCTGAGCCTTAGTCTAAAGAGCAGACAGATCACAGAGGAGGATCACACAGACGTGTCCTGATAGTGAACGCAGGATCATGCCATTTCACCTCGTCAGTCACCTGTTTTATTAGAATCCCCATTTTCTCTCATAATAATTGAATCTGACAAACAGTTTATCTCTGCCTCAGCAACAATTACTAAAGTTTAACAACTGAATGCTTTCAGTTTTATGTCTCTGGAAATAACTCTGCACTGACAAATGCTAACTGATCCCTACACCTGTCCACACATTAGTGGCATTCCTCTGATGACAACAATGCAACATGTCACTCTTACTAaacttcttcttgttttttgaGTTTGTGCCTCACaattcagtgtgtttctttacCACACAGGCTAAAGGAAAGTAATCACTTGACATTAGAGTACACAGTAAGCTGTGAGAaaaagcatctgtgtgtgtgtgtgtgtgttgtgtgtgtgtgtgtgtgtgtgtgtgtgtgtcacgttGTTGAGGTCAGGTGTTGTAGCCCAGCTGCCTAAAAATATCATCTTAAACACAGGGCCCTAGAGAGCAGTTACCATTCAAGATCTGTATTTCAGCCTTCATGCTCACTGTGGACGGAGGTCTCGGTtgatacatgcacacagacgcacacactcacaaacacacacacatccattgAGGAAACGTGGAAGTGCTGGTCAGTAATTGTGCTCAGGAACAGATAAACGGATAACTTTTCACAATTACAAGTAAAGAGGTaagtcattttttgaccatagAACTTGTATTTTCCAATATCAAACACCTAAAGTCTTGTGGTTGGATTTAGTTAACCTTGGCTCTTCTCAGCACTGTTTTACCCCAAGCCACTTAACCTGACAATGATGTATGTGAGGAGCTTAGTACAAAAAAGGAGCATTAAAAGTTtgccaggtaaaaaaaaaatgtagaatgaAATTAGAATGAACTGAGATTAATAAGGGAAAGGTTAATACGCTACCTCATAGCTCAAAGTAGAAATTTAATAGggattttataaataaaaatcagatactgtatgtggtgTATAGGTGTTAATATTACATCTACACAGCTTGGAGCAGATAAAAATGTTCAGAgcttatttcagtttttgatcaAGTTCAGggatatatgttttttttttgggcagTAGAGACATGTCCTCGTGTGTGGTGAAGTCCAGGAGTAAAAACCCATACACAGCGGTGCAGGTTGACCCAGACAGCAATTACATCACACCAGGGACATTAGACCTGGAGCAGCTGTTCTGGACCGGCACTGGGGCCCAGTACGCGCATGTCAACCAGGTCTGGCCCAGTGTCTACATTGGGGATGAGTGAGTAAATGCACAGAGATGGTTTTGAGGTTCTGCAGTACAAGTGTCAAAACTCATGATGACAGCTTCatactgactctgtgtgttacattaaaaacaggaaaacagcttTGGAGCGGCCTGGCCTCAGGGACCTGGGTATTACACATGTTCTGAATGCTGCAGAGGGGAAGTGGAATAATGTACTGACTGGTGCTGATTACTACAGTGACATGGGCATTCAATATTATGGTGTGGAGGCTGATGACAAACCCACCTTCAACATTGCCCAGTACTTCCACCCTGCAACTCAGTTCATCCATGAGGCCCTCAGTCAACCACAGAGTGAGTCCTGAAGGAAACCAAAACCTTTAATTGAGATCATTCTCTGGAGAAGAAGCCTGAACTTGACTCCACTGACTCcatattatttaaatttttgttcTAGACAAGGTGCTGGTGCACTGTGTGATGGGTCGGAGCAGGTCAGCGACTCTGGTCTTGGCGTACCTGATGATGAAACACAGCTTGACTGTGGTGGATGCTATTGAGCATGTGCGACAGCGCCGTTGTATCCTGCCCAATCATGGCTTCCTAAAACAGCTCAGGGCCCTGGACATCACACTGCAAGAGGAGAGGCtcagacaaaaaagagagatcCAAGCCCTATAGTGCACAACAGACAAGACAATAATCCATCTCAGGTATACAAAAATGTTCCTTATGTTTCTTAAACTGTATCAATAAactctattttgttttttcacaacTGTGTCATGTTAGCGTGTGAAAGGTGCTTTCAAGGGCCTAGTGATGTTTTTCAGCGTATACTGTTGACCAGTGCTGGTACTGGTCATATTTACAGATGCAGATCGGGGAGTGGATAGAAATTGCCTGGGACAGGTAAGAGTAAAATGATTATACCTAGCCTGGATGCAGCACTGcctcagctctgcctctgtaTCCAGCAGCACAACTGTGACTGATTCAGATATGGGACCATGTGTGATATTCCACCATCTTAtagctaaaaaataaaatatttatttcagagAACTGATGAGATTATTCTTCAGCATCCCAAAGATATTTACAAAAGTGGTCCAACAGAAAGAGTGAATTGAGTTGttgacatctgtgtgtgaatactgTGAGCGTAATGGATTTCATAGACCAAGTTTCAGAGCTGAAGCTACTTTTAGAGGGATTTATAAAGcaaacattaaatttaaaaaacccagagaggaaaaataaataagcaattGGATCAACTTTGTAAggatttattttaagttttcGGCATCACTGTCTAGCACAAAGATGGGCGACTTGAGTGCTACTGagaccagaaaaaaaaaaggtcacgAGGCTTTTTGGTGTACCTGAAAATATAACGAAACAGTCTGTATCTTTCTAGGCTATTGTGACATTATTTagattatatttatattcaacATAGTTGTATTCAAGTATTCATTGTTGTGCAGACCACAACATAACACAGACCCATAAGTACAGTTAGTTTGAAATGTTTGGTCCCATAACACAAGTTTAGCCTCAGCCTGAATTAAGCTCATGATCTTGATTTCCCTGCAATTTTTTTGTTATCCTCCATTTTCAATTTGTAGCATTTGTCAGCAGTGGTAgcccaacaaaaaaaaatgtaatctgacGATGTGAAATTTATATTTCCACTCCAATTAAATCTGATTTAGCAAAGCTGGTAGTGCTGATGCTGGGTTACACATTCTACAACATAGCAAACAATCAGCATACACCCAGAAATAAAGTACCAGTAAATTTTAATGCCCACTGTATAcctctgacagaaaacattcaaatacaATGACCTCTTTCCCACAGTGCCAGATACCTTACATGCATTTTAGCCCAACAAGCCAACAGCTGCTCATCACTGGTCTAACATGCAAGCTTCCCTATAAAGACAAATGCAGTTTCACCTGTAGGCCTCTGCTCATCAAGACTTTAaacttattaacatttacatagagggaaaggaaaaaaaggcacTCATGATTAGAAGGACCTGCCCAAAAACTGCCACAAACTTCCACAATATTGATGTTGAAGGTAACTTCTGAACATAAGTGACATAGTACAGGTGACATTTAACACTGATCACAGGACGCATTGGGCAGAAGCTTCGACATATTTAAAAGAATgcacttaaaataaaaacatttggttTCTTAACTAGTCTGTTCAATTAAAACAAGTCTTAACTAATATTCAAGATtaattcatctttaaaaaaatctaaaacaaatCACTACTGCACATTATCAACGCAGTATACGAAACCTTTAGCCCTCTGTTTTCATATAAGGTGTCCTCCCGTTGTAAAATTAGCCTCTTGTGCATTGATTCTGTCTCCAAGAGGAAGAAGTAAAAAACAGACTTGTGGGATGTCAACACAAGAACTTGCAGCAGAGTCTGATGAGTTTAGTGCAGCCAGATGCTGGCACTGTCAGAGCCGAAATACATCTAGAAACAATCCTAAAACTACAGCctataaaaacactgcatttgaATTAAAACTGGTCACATTCCATGGTGTTATCACGCCTCCTTTACGGTCCATTTATATGTGAATAAATTCCTGCATTGGCTCATGATCCTCTAGTGGCCCCAAgtggaggacacagagacagacacacatatcaGGAAGCACCAAACCAACAACTGGTAAGAAATGATGTGTGGATGGATTGAAAAACATGGACGGGTGGCTGATTTTAAGAAATGGTGTTACAAGAACTGATGGCAGCACTGGTACAAAATAGCAGAGTTTATGGGTTAGAGTTGTGTATGGTATGGTGTGCATGCGGTTTCGGGCTGAAGGAAAAGCTGTCCATGAGTGTGTCATTTGAAGTCAGGCTTTTCTGGGAAGGTGCAACCTGCTcgtctgatgatgatgttggcAGCGTAGTGTGCAGCCTTCACGCATTGATCTAGAGGTTTCTCCTGGACCAGCTCAGACAGGAAACCTGCATAAGAGAGGACAGACTTTAACAGAAACCCACAGAAGACGCGGGAAAGATGCAAAGCAACCTAGAAACGTATTAAATGACAACACAGGAAAATCTTACCTCCTACAAAGGCGTCACCTGCACCATTTGTGTCGACAATGTTCTTGGGGTCAATCTTCAGTACAGGGAACGTCTCAATCTTGTCGCCTGAAGGGATATGAGAAGAAAAATTATACCTAATTAAAGTATAGCTCTGTAAGAGGACATGGGACAGAGAAATTAGAGTGACAtgaggaaaggaaaaaggaaaatcttACCCATGGCCATAACAGTGTCATCCTTCCCCTGGGTCAACACTACaatcctctgtctctttgtgttgaCTTTGGGTAAAGCCTGGGCTTTCTTAGCAATTTCCTTAACATCATTGGTCTATagacaaaatacacattaaCACAACCAGTTTATAATACACACAATGCATTAATAAACACAGCACCGATTGTGTTCAAATGCTAAATGTGTCACTCACCTCAAAGTCTTGCTCTTTAGCAAATGCTGCTGCCTCCTGAAgatccaaaaaaaacaaaacaaaacaaagacaaagactcATATTTTACATACTTAGTGTACAAAGTGTTGCATAAACATGTGCAGTAAATGCAAAAAGTATCTGAGGAATATACAGTGAAAATCTGGCTTACCGTCTCATTGCCAAACAGCACATCAACGTAGGGCATAACCTGCATGAGGTTGTCCTTGAAGAACTGGCAGATGAAGGGCGCAGAGAGGTTCAGGCAAAACAGCTTGTTATTTTCAGCCGCGTGCTTTGCCACTTTCAGGATGGACTCCAAAGAGACAGTCAAGAAAAAACCCTGGAAG is a window encoding:
- the LOC108891122 gene encoding dual specificity protein phosphatase 13-like, with product MREVELLLKQNHSKGNRQQGDLVLGTGQNSLRPLNLKMSDRESITAAVSKVGCNTQNLDPEQEDPEKNLCKIPSLQELEEVLHSAPRSCRHGDEVWPNLYLGDMFMSHDKLGLWQLSITHVLNASHGKLCCKGSDDFYGTTVKYYGVPANDLPTFDLSPFFYPAAEFIHQALTSGGKVFVHCAVGVSRSAALVLAYLMIHHHLTLLSSVRCVQQKRWIFPNRGFLRQLIALDQKLQEKGLNEPK
- the adka gene encoding adenosine kinase isoform X2, whose protein sequence is MSTASPNSLFGMGNPLLDISAVVDKDFLDKYTLKPNDQILAEDKHKALFEELVKKFKVEYHAGGATQNSIKIAQWMIQEPHKVGTFFGCIGKDKFGEILKHKAEEAHVDAHYYEQDEEPTGTCAACITGDNRSLVANLAAANCYKKDKHLDLEENWKLVEKAKVCYIAGFFLTVSLESILKVAKHAAENNKLFCLNLSAPFICQFFKDNLMQVMPYVDVLFGNETEAAAFAKEQDFETNDVKEIAKKAQALPKVNTKRQRIVVLTQGKDDTVMAMGDKIETFPVLKIDPKNIVDTNGAGDAFVGGFLSELVQEKPLDQCVKAAHYAANIIIRRAGCTFPEKPDFK
- the zgc:153981 gene encoding dual specificity protein phosphatase family protein translates to MSGSNQRQDLVLIKELELILDSCALELTPVDEVWPNLYIGNVAVAQNRKTLHKLGITHVLNVAHSKQGSIGDQSFYGNTCVYLGIPAEDSDHFDLSQYFKPAADFIHKALKSKDGKLLVHCIMGVSRSATLVLAYLMLWQRLPLRDALKHVIQKRAIYPNRNFLSLLLKLDEQLTLKRRLCPLL
- the LOC108891121 gene encoding dual specificity phosphatase 29; the protein is MSSCVVKSRSKNPYTAVQVDPDSNYITPGTLDLEQLFWTGTGAQYAHVNQVWPSVYIGDEKTALERPGLRDLGITHVLNAAEGKWNNVLTGADYYSDMGIQYYGVEADDKPTFNIAQYFHPATQFIHEALSQPQNKVLVHCVMGRSRSATLVLAYLMMKHSLTVVDAIEHVRQRRCILPNHGFLKQLRALDITLQEERLRQKREIQAL